A DNA window from Paramormyrops kingsleyae isolate MSU_618 chromosome 10, PKINGS_0.4, whole genome shotgun sequence contains the following coding sequences:
- the LOC140593202 gene encoding uncharacterized protein, giving the protein MQFFTREKTVKIIRLILFLLCVVQDATGQLTYSVSEEVEPGTTVGNLAKNLNINLQELQSRMFQIVTGSKTKYFEVNLDTGLLYVNDRIDREVICPGTIKCIVNLEAIIHNPLKVYRVEINILDINDYSPLFRAESQSINIGENTLPGVKFPLLGAYDPDVGKNAIKTYKLSPNEHFSLTLHSGSEQSVSAELVLQKPLDREKQSVIQLLLTAVDGGTPPRSGTSEIIISVLDINDNPPAFSSSLYKARIYENVPPGTSLITLNATDVDEGLNSDIVYSFSKHEQEQILDIFYIDPQTGTITVKGNIDYEQNTAFEIRAEAHDKGQPPMAAHCKVLIEVIDVNDNSPEIIVKPLLNTVQENAKVGTAIALVEVHDKDGGQNGVVNCKIAGEVPFKLQTNYKNYYSLEVDGTLDRESASQYNVTIIATDEGSPPLSSTSVFAILVSDVNDNAPEFSQTEFNIHVKENSPVGSLIQTVTAFDADANENAHVTYSLMDGNSKGAPVSTMININSVTGSIYSLQAFNYEEVKTFQFRVLATDSGVPPLSNSVAINVFILDENDNSPGILPPYSDQGSVHTESIPYSAEVGYFVAKIRAVDADSGYNALISFHIAEPKGTNLFRIGTSTGEIRTKRRMSDNDLRTHPLVILVSDNGDPSLSSTVSVDVVVVENNGDIKTQFKERPLKEDQFSSLHLYLLIAIVSVSVIFLLSIFSLIALKCHRTDDSFGRYSTPAITAHPDGSWSYSKSTQQYDVCFSSDTLKSDVVVFPAGCPPLDADLISISEVDTFKQNQTLPKSEKDVTGQLTYSVSEEVEPGTAVGNLAKNLNINIQELQSPETQAINIAESTLPGVRFPLRGAYDADVGKNAIKTYKLSPNDHFSLTLHSGGEQSVSAELVLQKNLDREKQSDIKLLLTAVDGGSPPRSGTSEIVINVLDNNDNTPVFSNSLYKAQILENIPTGSLVITLNATDLDHGTNSEIVYSFSEDDQILEMFYIDSETGIITVKGNIDYEVNNAFEIRAEAHDKGQPPMAAHCKVLVEVIDVNDNSPEIIVKPLLNTVQENAKVSTAIALLEVHDKDGGQNGVVNCKIAGQVPFKLQTNYKNYYSLEVDGPLDRESASQYNVTIIATDEGNPPLSSTSVFAILVSDVNDNAPQFAKPELDVYLKENSPVGSLIQTVTAFDADANENAQVTYSLMDGNNKVAPVSTMININSVTGSIYSLQAFNYEDIKMFQFRVLATDSGVPPLSSSVAINVFILDENDNRPGILPPYSDQGSVHTESIPYSAEAGYFVAKIRAVDADSGYNALISFHIAEPKGTNLFRIGTSTGEIRTKRRMSDNDLRTHPLVILVSDNGDPSLSSTVSVDVVVVENNGDIKTQFKERPLKEDQFSSLHLYLLIAIVSVSVIFLLSIFSLIALKCHRTDDSFGRYSTPAITAHPDGSWSYSKSTQQYDVCFSSDTLKSDVVVFPAGCPPLDADLISISEVDTFKQNQTLPKSEKIRRFQLSKSCKLLLISMGELVIRGFVGESVDVNLQEKAEGLISESRSIFPFKLHCVDYKYYT; this is encoded by the exons ATGCAATTTTTTACCAGGGAAAAGACGGTTAAAATAATTCGTCTGATTCTGTTCCTGCTGTGTGTCGTGCAAGATGCTACTGGACAGCTAACATATTCGGTTTCGGAAGAGGTAGAACCGGGAACTACAGTGGGGAATCTCGCCAAAAACCTAAATATCAACTTACAGGAGCTGCAGTCACGTATGTTTCAAATTGTCACCGGTTCCAAGACAAAGTATTTTGAGGTAAATTTAGACACTGGCCTTTTATATGTTAACGACAGAATAGACCGCGAAGTCATTTGCCCAGGTACTATTAAATGCATTGTAAATTTGGAAGCTATCATTCATAATCCTTTGAAAGTTTATCGtgttgaaataaatattttagatATTAATGATTATTCACCTTTATTTAGAGCGGAATCACAATCGATTAATATTGGAGAAAACACCTTACCTGGGGTTAAATTTCCTTTGCTAGGAGCGTACGATCCGGATGTTGGGAAAAACGCGATTAAAACGTACAAGCTGAGTCCGAATGAGCATTTCTCACTAACATTACACTCCGGGAGTGAACAGAGTGTATCTGCTGAGTTGGTGCTGCAGAAGCCTCTAGACAGAGAAAAACAATCTGTGATTCAGCTGCTTTTAACTGCTGTAGACGGTGGAACTCCGCCGAGATCTGGCACATCGGAAATTATCATTAGTGTTTTGGATATAAACGATAATCCTCCAGCATTCAGCAGCTCATTGTATAAAGCCCGTATTTACGAAAATGTTCCACCTGGAACCTCTCTAATCACTTTGAATGCAACCGATGTGGATGAGGGGTTGAACAGTGACATTGTGTATTCCTTCAGTAAACATGAGCAGGAACAAATTTTAGACATTTTTTATATTGACCCTCAGACTGGAACTATTACAGTTAAAGGAAATATTGATTATGAGCAGAATACCGCCTTTGAAATCCGCGCAGAAGCGCACGACAAAGGCCAGCCTCCAATGGCCGCACACTGTAAAGTGCTTATTGAGGTGATTGATGTTAACGACAATTCTCCGGAAATTATAGTGAAGCCACTTTTAAACACAGTTCAAGAAAATGCGAAAGTGGGCACTGCAATAGCTCTTGTGGAAGTCCATGATAAAGATGGTGGTCAGAATGGCGTTGTGAATTGCAAAATAGCTGGAGAGGTGCCGTTTAAATTACAAACAAACTATAAGAATTATTATTCTCTGGAAGTGGACGGGACTCTGGACAGAGAGAGCGCTTCTCAGTACAACGTCACCATCATAGCTACGGATGAGGGGAGCCCGCCTCTGTCCAGCACCAGCGTTTTTGCGATACTGGTCTCTGACGTAAATGACAACGCGCCGGAATTTTCCCAGACAGAGTTTAATATTCATGTAAAGGAAAACAGTCCGGTTGGATCACTTATACAAACGGTGACGGCGTTTGATGCTGAtgcaaatgaaaatgcgcaTGTTACATATTCTTTAATGGACGGTAACAGCAAAGGAGCCCCTGTCTCCACCATGATAAACATAAACTCTGTTACTGGGAGTATATACAGCTTGCAAGCTTTTAACTATGAGGAAGTGAAGACTTTCCAGTTTCGAGTTCTGGCGACAGACTCTGGTGTCCCTCCACTAAGCAATTCGGTGGCTATTAACGTTTTCATCCTGGATGAGAATGACAACAGCCCTGGGATTCTTCCACCCTATTCTGACCAGGGCTCCGTTCACACGGAAAGCATTCCCTACTCTGCGGAAGTGGGTTACTTTGTTGCCAAGATCAGGGCTGTGGATGCGGATTCTGGATATAATGCTCTGATTTCTTTTCACATTGCGGAACCCAAAGGAACCAACTTATTCAGAATTGGTACCAGTACCGGGGAAATAAGAACTAAAAGGAGAATGAGTGACAATGACTTAAGGACCCATCCATTGGTCATTTTGGTTTCTGATAATGGAGATCCTTCTCTTTCGTCCACAGTGTCTGTTgacgttgttgttgttgaaaatAATGGAGATATAAAGACTCAGTTTAAAGAAAGACCGCTGAAAGAGGATCAATTTTCAAGTTTACATTTATATCTGCTCATCGCCATTGTGTCAGTTTCTGTGATATTTTTACTCAGCATCTTCAGTCTAATAGCACTGAAGTGTCACAGGACAGACGACTCTTTTGGCAGATACAGCACCCCAGCGATCACCGCACACCCCGACGGAAGCTGGTCTTACTCTAAATCCACTCAGCAGTATGACGTGTGTTTCAGTTCAGATACACTGAAGAGTGATGTAGTAGTTTTCCCAGCGGGTTGTCCACCCCTAGATGCAGATCTAATCAGCATTAGCGAAGTCGACACTTTCAAACAGAATCAGACGTTACCCAAAAGTGAAAAG GATGTCACTGGACAGCTAACATATTCCGTTTCAGAAGAGGTGGAACCAGGGACCGCTGTGGGGAATCTCGCCAAAAACCTAAACATCAACATTCAAGAGCTTCAGTCAC CTGAAACGCAAGCAATAAATATCGCTGAGAGCACTTTACCCGGGGTTAGATTTCCGTTACGTGGGGCGTACGATGCAGATGTGGGGAAAAATGCTATTAAAACGTACAAGTTGAGTCCCAATGACCATTTCTCGCTAACGTTGCACTCCGGTGGAGAGCAAAGTGTTTCTGCTGAGTTGGTGCTGCAGAAAAATCTAGACCGAGAGAAACAATCTGACATAAAGCTTCTTCTAACAGCTGTTGATGGTGGGTCTCCGCCGAGATCTGGTACCTCAGAGATTGTCATAAACGTCCTagacaataatgataatacgCCTGTATTTAGCAACTCGTTATATAAAGCTCAAATCTTGGAAAACATTCCCACCGGAAGCCTTGTAATTACGCTAAATGCGACAGACTTAGATCACGGGACAAACAGTGAAATTGTGTACTCCTTTAGTGAAGACGACCAAATCTTAGAAATGTTCTATATTGACTCCGAGACTGGAATTATTACAGTTAAAGGAAATATTGATTATGAGGTGAACAATGCTTTTGAAATCCGTGCAGAAGCGCATGACAAAGGCCAGCCTCCAATGGCCGCGCACTGTAAAGTGCTAGTTGAAGTGATTGATGTTAACGACAATTCTCCGGAAATTATAGTGAAGCCACTTTTAAACACAGTTCAAGAAAATGCGAAAGTGAGCACTGCAATAGCTCTTTTGGAAGTCCATGATAAAGATGGTGGCCAGAATGGTGTTGTGAATTGCAAAATAGCTGGACAGGTGCCGTTTAAATTACAAACAAACTATAAGAATTATTATTCTTTGGAAGTTGACGGGCCTCTGGACAGAGAGAGCGCTTCTCAGTACAACGTCACCATCATAGCTACGGATGAGGGGAACCCGCCTCTGTCCAGCACCAGCGTTTTTGCGATACTGGTCTCTGACGTAAATGACAACGCGCCACAGTTTGCTAAGCCAGAGTTAGATGTTTATTTAAAGGAAAACAGCCCGGTTGGATCACTTATACAAACGGTGACGGCGTTTGATGCTGATGCAAATGAAAACGCACAAGTTACATATTCTTTAATGGACGGTAACAACAAAGTAGCCCCTGTCTCCACCATGATAAACATTAACTCTGTTACTGGGAGTATATACAGCTTGCAAGCTTTTAACTATGAAGATATCAAAATGTTCCAGTTTCGAGTTCTGGCGACGGACTCTGGTGTCCCTCCACTAAGCAGCTCGGTGGCTATTAACGTTTTTATCTTGGATGAGAATGACAACAGGCCTGGGATTCTTCCACCCTATTCTGACCAGGGCTCCGTTCACACGGAAAGCATTCCCTACTCTGCGGAAGCGGGTTACTTTGTTGCCAAGATCAGGGCTGTGGATGCGGATTCTGGATATAATGCTCTGATTTCTTTTCACATTGCGGAACCCAAAGGAACCAACTTATTCAGAATTGGTACCAGTACCGGGGAAATAAGAACTAAAAGGAGAATGAGTGACAATGACTTACGGACCCATCCATTGGTCATTTTGGTTTCTGATAATGGAGATCCTTCTCTTTCGTCCACAGTGTCTGTTgacgttgttgttgttgaaaatAATGGAGATATAAAGACTCAGTTTAAAGAAAGACCGCTGAAAGAGGATCAATTTTCCAGTTTACATTTATATCTGCTCATCGCCATTGTGTCAGTTTCTGTGATATTTTTACTCAGCATCTTCAGTCTAATAGCACTGAAGTGTCACAGGACAGACGACTCTTTCGGCAGATACAGCACCCCAGCGATCACCGCACATCCCGACGGAAGCTGGTCTTACTCTAAATCCACTCAGCAGTATGACGTGTGTTTTAGTTCAGATACACTGAAGAGTGATGTAGTAGTTTTCCCAGCGGGTTGTCCGCCCCTAGATGCAGATCTAATCAGCATTAGCGAAGTCGACACTTTCAAACAGAATCAGACGTTACCCAAAAGTGAAAAG